Sequence from the Chelonoidis abingdonii isolate Lonesome George chromosome 1, CheloAbing_2.0, whole genome shotgun sequence genome:
tcagTAAAATGGTGCATGTTTAACTATAATTTCCCCAAACTGTGATTAAAGATTCATTGTTAATGGTATTTAGGGTTTATTTGTTTTCATACACAGGGAAACCGAAGCTGTAGAGAGATTCAAAACAAATTGTTCCTTTAATCAATATAGGTAATTAACACTCAAAAGCAACGTGTGAAAGTTCATTTTAAGGCTGCAAGTCTAATAGGACAAGTTAACAAATTGAGTCTTTTTCTATTGCAAGTTCATTTATTGAAATAGTAGTGGTACTGCACTCTTTACTAGATACAGTTTCATAACTTAAGGTAAGGGAGAAAACATGTCAGGCCCCAACAGGAGTATTACAAGATGCATACAATCCTAGTGCACTCAAAGTACAGTGAAGCTGTTCATTCGCTTTGGTCATCATCCCAATCTTTCTTTCCTGACGGAGGTTTGGGCCCACCAGCTGGTTTTGCCATGATgatcttggggaaaaaataattaggTTAGATAACACTCACTTTGGACTTTTCCTTTCTATAGCTTGAGACATGCAGTTTGAGCAGCTTATGCAGATCTGTTACTTTTGTACATTTTAACAGACAAGCTTTTGCCATTGGGTGTGTCCCATATTTCTGCAAATATATTGCAAGTTGGCACATCATAAGATGCTGTTTTCCCCAATACAATTTTAGTATTCCCtcagttacttttttttaaaagggagaggGGGGATTCAAGCTGTATACTTTCACATCTAAGATCTGTTTACTACCTAGCTAGTTTGTCAGATAGTGACTGGGTTACTTAACACAATGCAATATATTCCAGGAAGTGTTTAAAGATAATCTGTAATGCACAAAATCTGCATAAActgaaaatctattttaaatcCCTGACATCAGGATTTCCCAGTATAAGCAGACTTCCAAAAATGCCAGCTACACCTCGCTCAAGTAGCACTGCAAAATTAATTTCAGTAAATAAATGAATTCACTACAGCACAGCAATCTGCCATAAATCCTATTTCAAACAAGTTGTTAAAGAAGTGAAATTGCTCACACATGTGCCCTTGAAAGCCTACAATACATATTAGCTCTGTCCTGAGTGTGGATACATTCATGCAACAGATGTCTCTCAACTCAATATAACAAATGCCACCAGATTTTATAGCTCGCTATTTTACAGGTTCATCTTTCCGTTTATCCATATCCCAGTGTCCTTGTTGTTTAGGGGCTTTTGGACCACCTGCTGGTTTTGCCATAATCTACAGAAGTTTTATATGCATCATGCACATTTCTGCTAAAGTTCCATAAAATACGAAGTCATTAAACTATCCAGAAAAGCCTTCAATGCATTCCTTCCATTTTATTGTACaagatgcatttaaaatatagatgtggaaggtgggtttttttttttaaatacatactaCACATTTTCTTTGAGACAGTTACATGCTCATACCTGTGAAATTAAGAGCTACCAACTATGGGTCAGGTTGCAAATCCAATATGTATGGATCTCAGTGATATGGCACCTTGCCTCACCTTTCCAAGATCTGAATCTAGCAATATGGTCATCAATAATATCTTGGTTTCACAAAAATAAACCGATTTAAGGTTATCAGTTTACTTTTTATAGCATGTATTCCTGACTTGTACAAAGAGGTCTCAAGTTAACTCAGAAGTTTGAAATCACTGTCTCCCAAAATCATATCAACTCACCTGATCTACTCTGAGCACAGTCACTGCAGCATTTGTAGCCAGCTTAATACCCCAGTGTTTTCCAAGATATGTGTCTAACACACCAGTTTCCAACATATCCTTTACAGCTGCAGTTTCAGCCtgtcagaaaaaaatatgaacattGTTCAAAGTTTCACAGCACCAGATTTTCCTACCTTATTTCAAACTCTTCTACCTTTGTAAGCCTAAATACCAACAGCCACACCCACCAAATGGTAATAAAATGACACTTTCCTGATTTTATCCCCTTTCCTCCAAATAAAACATTCATTTGAGCAACTTTTAGAAATGTGAACTGAATCATAAATGGAATTATCTCAGCAACTGTCCAAGAACATATCCTCACATACAACCATTGTGCATGTAGTAGTGAAATGTGTCTGCTGAAGAACAAGACATTCATTCTCATGGTAGACTAAGCTGTTTGTCTAGCTCACTGATTAATATACTGTTCCAATTACTTTAAAGCTGAACACCTAAAATCTAGAACGTAATTTATATCCTTAGGTATTTTATGTGGAGTATTCTTTTGTACAGAACCAAGTATTTTGGCAGGCATAATATGACATCATTTACCTCAATATCAAATccaacatttttgttgccttcttgGTGCACTGCATAAAGGTTGGAGAGAACTTCATTGGCCTTTACTCCTGAATTTTCTGCTAGTGCTCGAGGAATGGCTTCAAATGCCTCAGCAAATTTCTTGATAGCATACTGGTCAAGCCCAGGACATGTCTAAAGcaaagtttgaaaactgtttaatattttaaaggaagagaaatgGATGAAGCGAGAGGAAAACACATTATTTACCTCTCCATAAGATGCAATCTGCTTGGCCAACTCAATCTCTGTTGCACCACCACCAGGAACAAGACGTTTATCCTGTGAACAAAACCCCACAAGATACTAATTATAAATGCAAAGTGGTTTGAggtagttttgttttaaagtaaccTGATTAGATTTTTAGTTTCTAGAACTAATTTCTGCCTTCATAAACAGATATTTTTCTTGGCAGAACATTACACAAGTGCAGAAGTGGCACCAACTTCAAAAAGTGAGGCATTTTATTAGTATGGCTAAAGGTAAAAATCTAGCATCTGTTATTTCTAAATGTCTTTTAGTAAAAATGAACTTTTCCTAAACAACTAAATGGAAGCGGTAAgagtaaatttgtttttaatctcaACTGACAACATGACTTGCTGGGAAAAATAGGAAAGGCACTGAATGTTAATACTGCTCCTCAGCCAATCATCTATTCTGGTGAGTCATCATGGAAGAGGCAGAATAAGAACTGCAAGGGACTCAGACTTGGACTCAAAACGGTGGCAAAGTTTAAAGTTTAACATGGGATAGTTTCCAAAAGCTTCATGTTTTCTAGTCTGTATTCACACTGAGGATTCTCCATCTTATTTTAAAACCAGTATCTTAATTGCACAGtttaaagacaaaacttttgtaaCAAACTAAGTGGTCCTAATTTATGAACTAAATATTTCTGTACAGTATCTAAGCATATTTAACATCCTTATCACCAATGATAGATACCAAGATCCAGATTTGCTGCTGCTCTCAGTTTCCAATAGGGACGGTGGGAGGTTGGGAAAAACGGTCCACAGAGTGCCACCTATTCACTGATTTTCTGGCCAGGGTGGAGTTTAGCTCTGCCAGCTTGTATTGGTCTCAAACAAATCATCTTGTCACTGAAGATAGACTAAGCACAGTGCACTGGGGCCACAACCCATCTCCAGGGCTGCACGAGTGGCATAGGAATCAATTACACACCCGTTCTTTGACCACTGGAGATTTCCCCCATGCTGAGGAGATAGAAGCAGTTTCTGCATTCCAAGTGACAGAAGGGAGGGAAGCATGCCATAAAGTCTTGACATAAATATCTTGGTCTACAGCAGTTTTAACAGAGAAGTATATTCATTTTACTCACCCTAGTGAGTACTTTGAAAGTATTAACACCATCATCTATAGCTCTCTCTACGTCATCCATTAGATTGTCTGTAGATCCACGGATTACTATGGTAGAAATGGCACCATCTTCCTTTTCTGTTAAGGACAGACAGACTTAATTCTCTAGAAAACATATTAAGATGTAGAACATTTATAAATAAGGTTCTAGTCATGACACAGAACCATGATCTCCTATGAATAGAAACATACCATGCTTAAACACAACTACTTGTGTATCCCCAACCTCCGACAAATAAACACTGTCACAATGACCCATTTCTTCTAGTGTAGGTGGAATCTAGAAAAAGAAGCACAAGTCAGAAAAAGATTCTGttcatacaaaataaatatctccACTGATGATACTCATCTGCAAATGGCATACCAATTTGGGAAGAGCAGTAGCGCCAACAGTTTTACACAGCCTCCTGAGATCCCATTTTGAgttcaacctttaaaaaaaaaaaaaaggagtaccTTTTAGTACCATGTTTCCAAGAACAATTTGAAGTTTATATTAGTTTGCATGTAAAAATAAAGGTTTCCTCCATAATTTGGCAGTTCTATGTAATATTATCATAATTAGTTTAGTGGTATTGACTACAACACTACCATGGCATCAACCCCTTTAGTGCATTTCTGCAGTTGCTACTCTATGGTTACAGGAATTCAGTGCTATTACTACAGACACTGAAGtagtaatgttttatttttaagcactgtTCACTTggaatcaaatttttttttatttaatatctgTCTAGCACTTTGAAAGTTTAACTATTAATCCTCAACATCTTTGTGACAGAGGAATAGctagtatctccattttactaaTGGGGAAAATGAAGTTTAATAAGTTTAATGCTCAAGGCTACTAGGCCAATATCTGGTCTGCTGTATTAAACCATGTTTCATCTCAAATAACCTCATGGGATCAAAATACCGTTTCTCTGAACATGTTGCAACTCTTTTGAAGTGTCACTGATTCTGTTTTGTAAACAGAAGAGTACCTTTTACATGCACAAGACTTTTCTGAGAGGAtcaaaatatgaaaatttaaCACTAGCTGTTATGTCTTTTTCATGGGGCTGACCCACTTTTAATAATTATACCTATattcaaaaatgttcatttttacaaAGTGAATTTTAGTGCCCATGGAAGATGCTTATTAACAGTCCCAGGGAAGAGTTCTTCCATTTATGCACTACCTATATTGTTTATACTTCTGCACACCATTACACACTCTGACTTGGAGGAACCACCATTGTGAGAGCCCTACCTTTACGCACTCTAACCACTTTACTAAAATCACTAATATGTCTTTTTAGaatatttgattttgttgactggaaaattattttcaaatgatgACTATATAGACAATGCAACCATTACACCAAAACTCCGTATTTTGCAAGGTGCAATCCATTATCAGGAAACCTCAAACTATGTTTGGTAACAGACGCACCCTAATCATAACTAACTTAATAGACACTCAATTTCACCCTCTACTGGAGGAAAAATAATCATCCACATTAGGTATAAATGTTTATATTACAAATACCTTTGTGTTCTGAGGAATCTGAGGAGAGAAcagcaagtacacctctaccctgatataacgctgtccttgggagccaaaaaatcttacattcTAGGTGAAagcacgttatatcaaacttgctttgatccgccggagcgcaCAGCTCCgcacccccagagcgctgctttaccgcattgtatccaaatttgtgttataatgggacgcgttatatcggggtagaggtgtatggtATGtataggtcaggggtaggcaacctgtggcacgcaagctggttttcagtggcactcacactgcccaggtcctcaccactgatctggggggctctgtattttaatttaattttaaatgaagcttcttaaacattttaaaaaccttatttactttacatacaacaatagtttagttatatattatagacatgtagaaagagaccttctaaaaacattaaaatgtattactggcacacaaaaccttagagtgaataaatgaagactcggcacaccacttctgaaaggctgccgacccctggtataggtattgacatttaaattgtttgtaCCATTTTAATCCTTACCTGACTAACATAAGATTGTATTTATTGGCATAATGAAGTGCCATGTCTGCCACTTTGCCACCTGTTACTACAACATTTGCACCAGCATCAGCAATTGCTTTGACTTGCAGATCCATTAGATTTTCTTCTCCCTTGCTGAAATTCCTAAGTTCGTCAGCATTTTTTATCAGTACAGTGCCctatcaaaaggaaacatttttcaatttacaAAACACATGCATATTGTGCTTAGAGGTTTTACATGATATTTTGACAAACCAAAATGAACTTGCCCCTTTCCTGTTCACCACTTCAACTCATGCTACTTTATCACTATTCCTCAAGTAAAAGCATGAGTGAAATGGGTCTGATACTAAATTGCAGGTCAGCAAGGTTCAGCTCTAGACCACCAGGAGAGAAATTTCACAGTTGAAAATCCTCTCTCAGGAATGCCTTAGTTTTTTGTCCAGAGTTCAGATACAGAAACTGTTCATATCTGTCCCTGTAGCTGCTCAAGTGTCAAGACAGTGCTTCCAAAAACAGAATACTAACCATACAGAATTTTACATGCACACAAACCATCCTAGCTGCCAGTTTACTTCTAGAGTTCAGTGTGATTTATGGAGAATGAAGTGTAATATCTTCCACATGTCTAGCACCAAGTGAGCAGCCACATTCTGCACCAGCAGAAGCTTCTATATGGTCTTCCAGGGTAGCTCCACAACACATCATACTAGTTTACTCTAGATGTCAAGTAGGCTTGTATCGCTCTGGCAAGAGGAAAGTCACAATCATCCTCTCCAGACACAGGTGGGAAGATGTTTCCAGCTACTACTGTTATCTTTAAAATGTAAGGAAGGCTTTACGGAGGCAAAGAAACAGTAATGTCCCATTTTGAACAAAAAAGATAGATTGCCATCATTCATATGCTCATGTCAGTGCAGTCTAAACCATCTACTTCTTTTGACAGCCTTACATTGGACAGAACGGTGTGATGAACACCACCACTTTGCACACCCGACATGAGTTCTCAGGGGAGCTATACTTTTGCCCAACACTATCCTCTAGgacttttcaaaaggaaagaatTGAGTCACTGCAATGCAGCTCCATTCACCTCTACCGGAGTCTATAACTTTTCAGGTAATTTTGTCAACCACCATGATGTAATATAGGTATCTGCAATTAAGTCAGTTAATTAATTTGCAATTAAATCAAATGTCATATTAAACAACCTAGTAGAGCAAAACTACTGTGTGTTGGGCACACAAGAATATCTTGAGCCTTAAACTCTATTTTGACTCAAATTATATTTGTATGCTAACGTTTTGTGTTATCTGTCAGTGGTCTCAAGAACAGTTTGAAAATGCATCTGCTCAAAGAAAAACTTCATATTAAAGTTAGAGAAAAATATGGTTTAGACAGCTATGATAGAAAACCCTGAACTTCATTTTAACATAGAAGCTCAAGTCCCCTATTAAAAAAAGTAGTCATTGTCACCAACTGTCAAGGATATTTAAAGTTAATATTAACCTGAGACTAATACAGACCAAGTACTGCGTATGTACATACATTGCTATGGGATTTCTTTAGGGCACCTACATACCTTAGTTTCAGTTATCATGCCATCAAAAGGACAGGAATACACAGCTATTTTGGCATCTTTGACAGAAGTAACATCgccttctgtttcttttttaaaaaccataccATGCAGGACTGAAGAGGCAGAGATACCAGAGCCCTAAACAGAATAAAGGGGACAGATAAAGATCACATTTCAGTACACCAATCCAGCACAATAAAGCTAcacttgctcttttaaaaaaggaagtctCACATTTGAACATGCTTAGACATGTTTCTATTCCAGGATAAGGAGAAAACACTACACTGATTTAGGAATACTGAATATTCTTCTCTAGAAACACACAGTTGAAGATTTATTCCATGGCAGTAACTATTAGAAATTTATAGTgatccctttttttcctcccagttaGGGAGAAGCATTAACAAGAAAGAAGCTGATGGGAAGCACAAGTTTAGCCCATCCTGTCATCCTTCCTGAGGTCTAATATCCCACTGACAGAGTAAGAACAACAGGATCAGGCCCGTAAGGTTCtgcatcctcccccaccccagcctgaatGTCTGGGTTGCATTTTAATTGAAGGTACAATTACTGAAAAACATATTGGTTAAGCTTTTAGCTCTTGAAGCTGATTTGTTTAACGACCAAATACTTAAAGAGTTCTGCCCCTGAAGACTATAGGCAATTCAGCTCTAAGCCAAGTACCTCACAGAAAATATCTTGAAACTGGGAATGCCAAAGTCTGGTAAAAATAATTTATGAGAATGTGCTTTAACAATATATCTGCATTACTGAAGCCGTGTCTCAATctatcaaaaataaaaacaaatcttaaaGCCTAGCCTGGGTGAAGGACAACAGAAATATAACATTTTAAGTGAGCTATTTTCATTAGAGAATTATCTAATACAGTAACAGGAATACCAGAATTTATtcatgggggaattctgtgcaagTCCTGCAGATATTCCCCCCTCACAAAATAATTGATTCTGACAGGGAGGCAAAGAGAAGCCATGAGAGGGGTCacactgcaattacacctttcGTCCACCAGGGGCTGATATGgtgccagaagagagggcagccagctgctgagagggaggaggcagaggctgcCTTCTTCAAAATGCCATGACTGCAAGACCAGGTTAGAAGGCACAAGGTATGGGGGGACAAACAGAGTGGGGCACATGGGGATGCTGGGGACTCACAAACTGggattcagaagggctagtgaAGGTATAGGAGTTAGTGGGGTAACAACATTAACCcaagggctgaatgggagtgaggGTACTGGGCCGAATGGGGATATGCCTGGCTGAACGGGGAGTGATCGTGCAAggacagatgtgcctgactgaaagAAAGAGAGTCAGTGTCTGCGTAAGGGatgctccccaactccctaacaatccctcccacccccccacaaaaaacctgttccatacttttcccactcaCACCCAACAACCTTCCAGGTTCAATCCCAGGGCTCCTTCCCAGCTATTACTTCCCTCCTCCTCAGCTCCTCCGTTGCCACTGACTCCCGCAAGCTTTCACACTGCTTCTGAGTGTGGCAAATATGTTTTTgaattgtagtttaaatgaattactacTCAAAGTTCCATATTTAATATGCCTAGAaaggaatctgtttgtcaaatatttcctgaatctttttttgttgtctgttacAAACGTACTTGCTGACAAGTATtgtgaaataaattaccaaaataattgaaactggtgtgattatattgtgttattttgacaaataaaatatgcagaattgtgaagaatttttaaatattgtgcgcagaagtTTTAATTtcttggtgcagaattcccccagaagtaagaATTAGTCATGCTTTAGTGAAAAAAGTTCATAACTTACCAAGATTTTGCATACTCTGATGCTGTCAACATTGAAATGACCAGAATTAGGAAGAATAGATACTGTTTGAGAAAAACAACACATGTATTATATAATTTAAGAGCAAAGTACAAATGTGACACTACAAAATCATATGCATTGTTTATATAGAGAATACTGCATTAATAAGATAGTTGGTTTCAAaagtctttaaataaataaagagatcAAGAAATGAACTGCCAAATTTTACATCAGCAGGAAACAGTTACCCTCCTCGATGATCAGTTATAGATAAGTATAGAAAATGGAACTCTTCACTATGGAATAGGAGTATCTGGCCAACAAGAGAACACAAATCAATGAAGCCAGCAGGCCAAGTTTAGCCTGTGCCCACTTATGCTGAATTTGGCACAGAGTATTTTGAGGAAAAATTTGCACTAATGATGAGAGTTGTATTCTTGAGCTCTAAAAGATGGAGagctctgtagcagggtggacccccgctcctgccctgaagggcttaaaacagcccaggagagggctgtggctggggcaagaagcctgggctgattggggaaagtaggctcagctgtggccgtgccccaatcaggcccagctggcccctaaaAGAGGCTGTAAGCCAGAAGCCCAaaaagtctccctctgcctgtagagggagaaggggctggctgcagggagctagacccagggtacctgagtggagcagggctggggaagggtacAGGAGCTGAGGAGCACCTGCCTGGAAAGCAGCAGGCTGCAgactagcataaggccaagaggtactgggggttgcagagggcagc
This genomic interval carries:
- the CCT8 gene encoding T-complex protein 1 subunit theta isoform X2, with protein sequence MSFAEHFSGLEEAVFRNIQACKELAQTTRTALGPNGMNKMVINHLEKLFVTNDAATILRELEVQHPAAKMIVMASHMQEQEVGDGTNFVLVFAGTLLELAEELLRMGLSVSEVIEGYEKACRKALEILPDLVCCSAKNLHDVEEVASLLHTSVMSKQYGNEIFLAKLIAQACVSILPNSGHFNVDSIRVCKILGSGISASSVLHGMVFKKETEGDVTSVKDAKIAVYSCPFDGMITETKGTVLIKNADELRNFSKGEENLMDLQVKAIADAGANVVVTGGKVADMALHYANKYNLMLVRLNSKWDLRRLCKTVGATALPKLIPPTLEEMGHCDSVYLSEVGDTQVVVFKHEKEDGAISTIVIRGSTDNLMDDVERAIDDGVNTFKVLTRDKRLVPGGGATEIELAKQIASYGETCPGLDQYAIKKFAEAFEAIPRALAENSGVKANEVLSNLYAVHQEGNKNVGFDIEAETAAVKDMLETGVLDTYLGKHWGIKLATNAAVTVLRVDQIIMAKPAGGPKPPSGKKDWDDDQSE
- the CCT8 gene encoding T-complex protein 1 subunit theta isoform X1, which produces MAMHVPKAPGFAQMLKEGAKHFSGLEEAVFRNIQACKELAQTTRTALGPNGMNKMVINHLEKLFVTNDAATILRELEVQHPAAKMIVMASHMQEQEVGDGTNFVLVFAGTLLELAEELLRMGLSVSEVIEGYEKACRKALEILPDLVCCSAKNLHDVEEVASLLHTSVMSKQYGNEIFLAKLIAQACVSILPNSGHFNVDSIRVCKILGSGISASSVLHGMVFKKETEGDVTSVKDAKIAVYSCPFDGMITETKGTVLIKNADELRNFSKGEENLMDLQVKAIADAGANVVVTGGKVADMALHYANKYNLMLVRLNSKWDLRRLCKTVGATALPKLIPPTLEEMGHCDSVYLSEVGDTQVVVFKHEKEDGAISTIVIRGSTDNLMDDVERAIDDGVNTFKVLTRDKRLVPGGGATEIELAKQIASYGETCPGLDQYAIKKFAEAFEAIPRALAENSGVKANEVLSNLYAVHQEGNKNVGFDIEAETAAVKDMLETGVLDTYLGKHWGIKLATNAAVTVLRVDQIIMAKPAGGPKPPSGKKDWDDDQSE